One Tunturibacter gelidoferens genomic region harbors:
- the phoU gene encoding phosphate signaling complex protein PhoU produces MPRINFQQQLVALKDKLLAMAALSQQALSLSLEAYLTGDLSLCDHVKEIEAAINAAERDVDEMAYDLLAKEQPMAIDLRFILSVIKINGDLERIGDQATNIASRTQYLHDSPKISLPIDIPDMGEKVGVMIRRAIQSLLEADARLAESVLAMDDEIDDMNRDVQNELIEVMQQHPVVSGQALNAIIISRNLERAADHATNIAEDVIFWIRGSDVRHKLSLAEAD; encoded by the coding sequence ATGCCCCGCATAAATTTTCAACAGCAATTGGTAGCTCTCAAAGACAAGCTTCTCGCCATGGCGGCGCTCTCGCAGCAGGCTCTCTCCTTGTCGTTAGAGGCTTATCTGACCGGAGATCTGAGCCTTTGCGACCATGTGAAGGAGATCGAAGCGGCGATCAACGCGGCGGAACGTGACGTGGATGAGATGGCGTATGACCTGCTGGCTAAAGAGCAGCCTATGGCGATCGACCTTCGCTTCATTCTGTCAGTGATTAAGATCAACGGCGACCTGGAACGAATCGGGGACCAGGCGACCAACATTGCTTCTCGTACCCAGTACCTGCATGACTCGCCGAAGATCTCCCTGCCGATCGATATCCCCGATATGGGCGAGAAAGTTGGAGTTATGATCCGCCGGGCGATTCAATCGCTGCTGGAGGCGGACGCCAGGCTTGCGGAGTCTGTGCTGGCAATGGACGATGAGATCGACGATATGAACCGCGACGTTCAGAATGAGTTGATCGAGGTGATGCAACAGCATCCGGTGGTCAGTGGACAGGCTTTGAATGCGATCATCATCTCGCGTAACCTGGAGCGCGCAGCAGACCACGCCACCAACATCGCCGAGGATGTAATTTTCTGGATTCGTGGTTCGGATGTCCGGCACAAGCTTTCACTCGCGGAAGCAGACTAG
- a CDS encoding sodium:solute symporter family transporter translates to MHAAALPTRLHPFDLGLIVVYLIGITLFGLRFRSSKDPNARSLRSYFLADQTIPWWAIALSIVSAETSTLTIISIPGVAFAGDFGFLQIVIGYMLGRVVVALIFLPKYFEGRMLTAYQLIDQRFGHTLHKVTAGLFLLTRAAAEGVRVFAVSIVVGIAIGTRDVLSIGIISALTLLYTFEGGMAAVIWTDVVQMAIYIGGTIVAIFTLGTHVPGGWSQIHEVAAAAGKFRLFHFALNLTQSYTFWAGVLGGTFLTMASHGTDQLMVQRMLAARNLRESRLALLASGAVIFLQFTLFLLIGVGLYVFYGLHPAVFASADRIFPTFIVREMPLGIAGLLVAAILAAAMSNLSAALNSLSSTTVVDFYMHWRPAADDRERMMISRSSTVVWALVLFGVAMYSVFAGGKGHVVEVGLSIASVAYGALLGVFLLGTLTRYATQTGAILGMICGFALNLLLWLSPGVIKVGPITIPHIAFTWYVLIGSIVTFVVGSIGSVLFKGGRTAEGRRTRIAKVAGLVLACFIPFLFCSRAAADDAQETAAHETYEFSAVSTLVNEAITAKKLPGAVVLVNHDGRTVFEKAYGNRALEPAVEPMTEDTVFDMASLTKCLATATAVMQLYEAHKLQFDDPVAKYLPEFAVNGKQAVTIRELLTHYSGLPEDIELKDAWGLAAPDKAEGIRRAMNAALETVPGTHFKYSDINFITLGALVERISGRPLEEYAQEHIFSPLGMTHTRFHAFSAMCGHGEILGAAVLMPKAQPALLDCYNQSPAPWIAGVEIPRTAPTAYDDQGTAATNPDFGRMLRGTVHDPTTRRMGGVAGHAGVFSTAADVSLFAQALLDRLAGRASNFPLSQATLKLMTQPEQPSTAVTGATIFTPDGKTTTGVAARGFGWDINSAFSRPRGEVFPIGSFGHTGFTGTSLWMDPESDSFVVILSNAIHPRGEPPISVLRGQVASAAARALRVGVESPTTIASTQTLTGVDVLEASHFEVLAQAAKRHGDHLRLGLLTNQTGLDREGRRTIDILQHSLPEVELKTLFSPEHGLLGTKDIVKIANDVDPATRLPILSLYGAKPEQRRPSLESLRDLDAVVIDLQDVGVRFFTYETLVGYFLEAAAQAHIEIILLDRPNPNGGIAVQGPVSDAGAESYNNYMPMPVRNGMTLGELALYFNSERRIPGPTSPNILLPIHAQLIVVPMQNWSRAQYFDETGLKWTNPSPNLRSPTAAILYPAVGLAEMTNISVGRGTDKPYEHIGAPYINAPELAAYLTARKIPGVSFTPTNFAVAEDSNHYPSHGKTISGIAFTVTDRSAFNSPEMGIELISALHHLYPEFQLAKAAYLVTNVDTMQALTNMDDPSKIAAGWAADLATFERHRQSYLLYK, encoded by the coding sequence ATGCATGCTGCCGCACTTCCAACGCGCCTTCATCCCTTCGACCTCGGTCTGATTGTCGTCTACCTGATTGGTATCACGCTGTTTGGGCTTCGCTTTCGGAGTAGTAAAGATCCGAATGCGAGATCGCTGCGCAGTTATTTTCTGGCTGACCAGACGATTCCATGGTGGGCGATTGCGCTGTCGATCGTCTCTGCGGAGACGAGTACGCTGACGATCATCAGTATCCCGGGTGTGGCGTTTGCAGGGGACTTCGGATTTCTGCAGATTGTTATCGGTTATATGCTGGGCCGCGTGGTGGTGGCGTTGATCTTTCTGCCGAAGTATTTTGAAGGGCGAATGCTAACCGCATATCAGCTGATCGATCAACGCTTCGGGCATACGTTGCACAAGGTAACGGCAGGATTGTTTCTATTGACGCGAGCAGCGGCAGAGGGAGTGCGGGTGTTCGCGGTGAGCATCGTGGTGGGGATCGCGATTGGGACGCGGGATGTGCTGTCGATCGGGATTATCTCTGCGCTTACGCTGCTGTATACGTTCGAGGGCGGAATGGCGGCGGTGATCTGGACCGATGTGGTGCAGATGGCAATCTACATTGGGGGAACGATCGTTGCGATCTTTACGCTGGGGACGCATGTACCGGGGGGATGGTCGCAGATCCACGAAGTTGCAGCCGCGGCAGGCAAGTTTCGACTCTTTCACTTCGCGCTGAACCTGACGCAGAGCTATACCTTTTGGGCCGGTGTACTGGGGGGAACGTTTCTGACGATGGCGTCGCATGGCACCGATCAGTTGATGGTGCAGCGGATGTTGGCGGCGAGGAACCTGCGCGAGTCACGGCTGGCGCTACTTGCGAGCGGAGCTGTGATCTTTTTGCAGTTCACGCTTTTTCTGCTGATTGGCGTGGGGTTGTATGTCTTCTACGGGCTGCATCCGGCAGTGTTCGCTTCGGCAGATCGAATCTTCCCTACTTTCATCGTGCGGGAGATGCCGCTTGGGATTGCGGGGCTGCTGGTGGCGGCGATTCTTGCGGCTGCGATGTCGAACTTGAGCGCGGCGTTGAACTCACTCTCCTCGACGACGGTGGTGGATTTCTATATGCACTGGCGGCCGGCGGCGGATGACCGCGAACGGATGATGATCTCGCGCTCCAGCACTGTTGTATGGGCGTTGGTGCTGTTTGGAGTCGCGATGTATAGCGTGTTCGCTGGTGGGAAGGGCCACGTGGTGGAGGTGGGATTGTCGATTGCTTCTGTAGCCTATGGTGCTTTGCTCGGCGTGTTCTTGCTGGGTACATTGACTCGCTACGCTACGCAGACGGGAGCGATTCTAGGAATGATCTGCGGGTTCGCGCTGAATCTTTTGCTGTGGCTCTCTCCGGGCGTGATCAAGGTTGGACCGATCACGATTCCGCATATCGCGTTTACCTGGTATGTCCTGATCGGCTCGATCGTTACGTTCGTGGTTGGTTCGATTGGCAGCGTTTTGTTTAAGGGAGGCAGGACCGCAGAGGGGCGAAGAACGCGCATCGCGAAGGTTGCCGGCTTGGTGCTCGCGTGTTTCATTCCGTTTTTATTTTGTTCGCGCGCAGCCGCCGATGACGCTCAGGAGACTGCTGCGCACGAAACCTACGAGTTCAGCGCGGTTTCGACGCTTGTGAATGAGGCGATCACAGCGAAGAAGCTGCCGGGTGCAGTGGTGCTCGTCAATCACGATGGAAGAACTGTGTTCGAGAAGGCTTATGGGAATCGTGCGCTTGAACCTGCTGTGGAGCCGATGACGGAAGATACGGTCTTCGATATGGCTTCGCTGACGAAGTGTCTGGCTACGGCGACGGCGGTGATGCAGCTTTATGAGGCGCATAAGCTTCAGTTCGACGATCCGGTGGCGAAGTATCTACCGGAGTTCGCGGTTAATGGGAAGCAGGCGGTTACGATTCGGGAGTTGCTGACGCACTACTCGGGTTTGCCGGAGGATATCGAGCTGAAGGATGCGTGGGGGTTGGCTGCTCCGGATAAAGCGGAGGGGATTCGGCGGGCGATGAATGCCGCGCTGGAGACTGTGCCGGGAACGCACTTCAAGTATTCGGATATTAACTTCATTACTTTAGGGGCGCTGGTAGAGAGGATCAGTGGGCGACCGCTCGAAGAGTATGCGCAGGAGCATATCTTTTCTCCACTCGGGATGACTCATACCCGGTTTCATGCCTTCTCTGCGATGTGTGGTCATGGAGAAATACTTGGAGCTGCGGTGTTGATGCCGAAGGCTCAACCCGCCCTTCTAGACTGCTACAATCAATCTCCTGCGCCATGGATAGCTGGAGTGGAGATTCCAAGGACAGCACCTACGGCTTATGACGATCAGGGTACGGCGGCTACGAATCCTGACTTTGGCAGAATGTTGCGCGGGACTGTGCATGATCCGACGACTCGGCGGATGGGTGGAGTTGCGGGGCATGCGGGAGTTTTTTCTACGGCGGCGGATGTTTCGTTGTTTGCGCAGGCTCTGTTGGACCGGCTTGCGGGGAGGGCGAGCAACTTTCCCTTGAGTCAGGCGACACTCAAGCTGATGACGCAGCCGGAGCAGCCGTCTACCGCGGTGACTGGGGCAACGATCTTTACGCCAGATGGAAAGACTACAACCGGTGTAGCGGCGCGGGGATTTGGCTGGGACATCAACTCGGCGTTTTCGCGGCCGCGGGGCGAGGTGTTTCCGATTGGGAGCTTCGGGCATACGGGGTTTACGGGGACATCTCTTTGGATGGATCCGGAGAGCGACAGCTTCGTCGTCATTCTGTCGAATGCGATTCATCCGCGTGGGGAGCCGCCAATCTCGGTGCTGCGGGGACAAGTGGCTTCTGCTGCGGCTCGGGCGTTGCGAGTTGGCGTGGAAAGTCCGACCACGATTGCAAGCACCCAGACGCTGACCGGAGTTGATGTGCTTGAGGCCAGTCACTTCGAGGTTTTGGCACAGGCTGCGAAACGTCATGGCGATCACCTGAGGCTGGGGTTGCTGACGAACCAGACCGGACTCGACCGCGAAGGCAGACGGACAATCGACATCCTGCAGCACAGTCTGCCGGAGGTTGAGCTGAAGACGTTGTTCTCTCCTGAGCATGGCCTTCTGGGGACCAAGGATATTGTGAAGATCGCCAATGATGTGGACCCTGCAACCAGGCTTCCGATACTAAGTCTGTATGGCGCGAAGCCTGAACAACGCCGCCCGAGCCTCGAGTCCCTGAGAGATCTTGATGCTGTGGTGATTGATCTGCAGGACGTGGGAGTTCGGTTCTTTACCTATGAAACGTTGGTTGGATACTTTCTCGAGGCGGCGGCGCAGGCTCATATCGAGATTATTTTGCTCGATCGTCCGAATCCAAACGGCGGTATAGCGGTACAGGGACCGGTGTCTGATGCGGGGGCGGAGTCCTATAACAACTACATGCCGATGCCCGTTCGTAATGGCATGACTCTCGGGGAGCTTGCTCTCTACTTCAACAGCGAACGACGAATCCCGGGTCCAACTTCTCCAAACATTTTGCTCCCCATTCATGCGCAGCTCATCGTTGTGCCAATGCAGAACTGGTCTCGGGCACAGTACTTCGATGAGACCGGGCTGAAGTGGACAAATCCGAGCCCAAATCTACGCAGTCCGACGGCGGCTATACTGTATCCCGCCGTGGGTTTGGCTGAGATGACCAACATCTCTGTTGGTCGCGGAACGGACAAACCGTATGAGCATATTGGCGCACCGTACATCAATGCGCCAGAGTTGGCAGCTTACCTGACCGCGCGAAAGATTCCAGGTGTGAGTTTCACGCCGACTAACTTTGCGGTTGCGGAGGATTCCAACCACTATCCATCTCATGGGAAGACTATCTCTGGGATCGCATTTACCGTAACCGACCGAAGTGCGTTCAACTCGCCTGAGATGGGAATCGAACTGATCAGCGCGTTGCATCACCTCTATCCAGAGTTTCAGCTGGCAAAGGCTGCGTATCTGGTGACGAACGTGGATACGATGCAGGCGCTGACGAACATGGACGATCCAAGTAAGATCGCAGCTGGATGGGCGGCGGACCTGGCTACTTTTGAGCGCCATCGCCAAAGCTACTTGCTTTACAAGTAG
- a CDS encoding BadF/BadG/BcrA/BcrD ATPase family protein, whose product MALFLAIDAGGTKTRCLLADETKILGRAATGSVKLMRVSEAEASSRLRAMLAEISQVASLSLGEVSHTCVGLAGLSIDAVREWAEREIGALVGGDLHLVGDEEIALYGAFRGGPGILIIAGTGSNIMGRAADGAIYQAGGWGPALGDEGSGFWIGQEALRAGFWAKDRGIATTLLADIGEFWGLKSLGEIVEMANVRPGPDLPALVPVIVRCAEAGDELAIAILERAGVELAEQVALVALKMKESGGRRKIEAAYTGSILEHIALVRAAMIAALKTSSPSVKVMEGVVDSLEGALWRAREAGKLVS is encoded by the coding sequence ATGGCTCTGTTTCTGGCGATCGATGCAGGCGGTACCAAGACACGATGTCTCCTGGCAGATGAGACGAAGATCCTGGGCCGCGCCGCCACCGGAAGCGTTAAGCTCATGCGCGTCAGCGAAGCCGAAGCCTCTTCTCGACTTCGAGCGATGCTGGCAGAGATCTCTCAGGTAGCCAGCCTAAGCCTGGGCGAAGTCTCGCACACCTGTGTCGGACTCGCTGGTCTATCCATCGACGCCGTTCGCGAGTGGGCCGAACGTGAGATCGGAGCCCTCGTCGGAGGCGACCTGCATCTCGTAGGGGATGAAGAAATCGCCCTCTACGGCGCCTTTCGCGGCGGTCCTGGCATTCTCATCATCGCCGGCACAGGCTCCAACATCATGGGTCGCGCGGCGGACGGAGCCATCTATCAGGCTGGCGGGTGGGGACCGGCCCTTGGCGACGAAGGCTCCGGTTTTTGGATCGGGCAGGAGGCTCTGCGCGCCGGATTTTGGGCCAAGGATCGCGGCATCGCGACCACCCTGCTCGCCGACATCGGTGAATTCTGGGGACTCAAATCTCTCGGCGAAATAGTAGAGATGGCCAATGTCCGCCCCGGTCCAGATCTTCCAGCGCTCGTTCCGGTCATCGTACGATGTGCGGAGGCCGGGGATGAACTCGCCATCGCCATCCTCGAGCGCGCAGGCGTAGAGCTTGCGGAGCAGGTAGCTCTTGTCGCCTTGAAGATGAAGGAGTCCGGTGGCAGACGCAAGATCGAAGCAGCCTACACCGGAAGCATCCTCGAGCACATCGCACTTGTTCGCGCAGCGATGATAGCGGCCCTCAAAACATCCTCGCCCAGTGTCAAAGTCATGGAAGGCGTTGTCGATTCTCTGGAAGGCGCGCTCTGGCGGGCAAGGGAAGCAGGGAAGCTGGTTTCCTAG
- a CDS encoding Hsp70 family protein, which produces MLSTDSIGPSLGIDFGTTNSSIAFTCDSSEVELVSFPSGAATTESFRSVLYLEQQRHASRTQIKGFTGPQAIEHYLHAEHKGRLIQSLKSYLTSRTLTATEVFGRRYTIEDLIARILTDLRLSAERQFGRPVRQATVGRPVRFVGAESVEDDDFAVQRLRKAFVHAGFESVEFEMEPIAAAYAYESTLDHDELILIGDFGGGTSDFSLLHVGPGVRARGRTAKDLLGNSGLGLAGDSFDARIVRKLVSPALGSDSFERSYAQAPDRPASIIPAAPAWIYANLERWHYLSFLKTRNVAEILKSARARAQEPKKIEALINLIEEDLGYQLHQAVQRLKVDLSHHESAEFRFRDGSMDLVATVERTEFEGWIAEDLQSIERCVDTLLATSNIAALEVDRVFLTGGTSFVPAVRRIFESRFGASRVRSGNEFTSVARGLALRAEEVRLTAL; this is translated from the coding sequence ATGCTTTCGACGGACTCCATCGGCCCCTCACTCGGTATTGATTTCGGCACTACGAACAGCTCCATTGCGTTTACTTGCGACAGTAGCGAGGTGGAGCTGGTCTCCTTCCCTTCGGGAGCCGCCACAACGGAGTCATTCCGCTCCGTACTGTATTTGGAGCAACAGAGACATGCGAGTCGCACGCAGATTAAAGGATTCACCGGGCCGCAGGCGATCGAGCACTATCTTCATGCCGAGCATAAGGGCCGGCTGATTCAATCTCTCAAGTCCTATCTCACCAGCCGAACGTTGACTGCGACTGAAGTTTTTGGACGGCGTTATACCATTGAAGACCTGATCGCTCGCATCCTCACCGATCTTAGATTGTCTGCCGAACGGCAGTTCGGGCGTCCTGTGCGCCAGGCCACCGTGGGTCGGCCGGTTCGGTTCGTCGGTGCGGAGAGTGTGGAAGATGACGATTTTGCCGTGCAGCGACTTAGAAAAGCGTTTGTTCATGCTGGTTTTGAGTCGGTCGAGTTCGAGATGGAGCCGATTGCGGCGGCTTACGCGTACGAGTCCACGCTAGATCACGATGAGCTGATTCTGATTGGAGACTTCGGCGGGGGTACGAGCGATTTCTCGTTGCTCCATGTTGGGCCAGGCGTTCGCGCGCGAGGTCGAACGGCGAAGGATCTTCTGGGTAACAGTGGATTGGGACTCGCGGGCGATAGCTTCGATGCACGAATTGTTCGCAAGCTAGTGTCTCCAGCGTTGGGATCAGACAGCTTTGAACGGTCCTACGCGCAGGCTCCGGACCGTCCGGCAAGCATCATTCCGGCGGCGCCGGCCTGGATCTACGCCAACCTCGAGCGGTGGCATTATCTTTCATTTCTGAAGACGCGAAACGTGGCGGAGATCCTAAAGAGTGCACGCGCCCGGGCGCAGGAGCCAAAGAAGATCGAAGCGCTCATCAATCTGATCGAAGAGGATCTTGGATACCAGCTTCATCAGGCTGTCCAACGTTTGAAGGTTGATCTGTCGCATCATGAATCTGCTGAGTTTCGTTTTCGCGATGGCAGCATGGATCTTGTTGCGACGGTAGAGCGCACGGAATTTGAAGGCTGGATTGCGGAAGACCTGCAGTCGATTGAGCGGTGCGTCGATACGCTCCTGGCGACCAGCAACATTGCTGCGCTCGAGGTAGACCGAGTATTCCTGACTGGAGGAACCAGCTTCGTGCCTGCGGTTCGTCGCATCTTCGAATCACGGTTTGGTGCATCGCGTGTGCGAAGTGGGAATGAGTTTACGTCAGTCGCGCGGGGGCTAGCGCTGCGAGCTGAGGAGGTTCGTCTAACGGCACTCTAA
- a CDS encoding glycoside hydrolase family 20 zincin-like fold domain-containing protein gives MHFSRLGALLVGFGLFAAVASAQSSIKLIPMPREIHATGEEALTHGVGVFCTAPCAVEDRFAADDLTASLLARGIVGSPGAVVIELARASAHPEVKFTDEMRAEGYVITKIGKTLTVIGDSAAGVFYGAQTVKQLIEGNGESAVLHGANVRDWPAMKYRGLDDDLSRGPVTTLEFQKHLIRTLAAYKVNLYSRYFEHTQQYASNPLMAPPGGSVSAAEARELVEYARLYHIDVVPEQEAFGHLHHNLTWEQYQPLAETPHGAVLAPGQPGSIELIKQMFTELAALYPGPFLHIGADETVDLGLGQTKADVDSRGLGAVYLDFLQRIVAELKPLNRRFLFWGDIAQDSPDLLKDLPQSFKDSTIAVAWVYSPEARGYDRFLTPFTNAGMETWVAPSVNNFRKVYPNNNYALANIQRFTADGQRLGSTGQLNTIWNDDGEGLFNQDWYGILFGAAAAWQKGESSIPDFQNAYAQVFHGDATGDLNEAQKEMMLAHSVLKDQAKEGDGTNSIFWLDPMSKDGLRIGAQVLPFAHELRLHAERALTLIAQARAAAPAAPGVSTGPKTYDPADSYPSAATTLRETAAIDALEFGARRMDLIGLKFQLSEEIAEGYERAYAMQNTTDKKQRLNVSRELSDINGVNGRIQDFIDAYSLLRDLYEQAWYRSNRAYALRPVLEHYDYTVGIWEGRSDRLRSAQRQWSDTHTLPPAADLGIPPPAPAAK, from the coding sequence ATGCACTTCTCCCGTCTTGGCGCTCTACTGGTGGGCTTTGGCCTTTTTGCTGCTGTCGCTTCGGCACAGTCTTCTATTAAGTTGATTCCGATGCCGCGCGAGATTCATGCGACGGGGGAGGAGGCGCTGACTCATGGCGTGGGCGTTTTTTGCACAGCTCCTTGTGCTGTGGAAGACCGTTTCGCAGCGGACGATCTAACGGCGTCGCTTTTGGCGCGGGGTATTGTGGGTTCGCCGGGCGCGGTTGTGATCGAGCTGGCGCGGGCGAGCGCTCACCCGGAGGTGAAGTTCACCGATGAGATGAGGGCCGAAGGGTATGTGATCACCAAGATCGGGAAGACGCTGACGGTGATTGGGGACTCGGCGGCGGGGGTGTTTTATGGGGCGCAGACGGTCAAGCAGCTGATCGAGGGGAATGGGGAGAGCGCGGTGCTGCATGGGGCCAACGTGAGGGATTGGCCGGCGATGAAGTATCGCGGGCTGGATGATGATTTGTCGCGAGGGCCGGTGACGACGCTGGAGTTTCAGAAGCATCTGATTCGGACGCTGGCGGCTTATAAGGTGAATTTGTACTCGCGTTACTTTGAACATACGCAGCAGTATGCTTCGAATCCGCTGATGGCCCCGCCGGGTGGGAGTGTTTCGGCGGCGGAGGCTCGAGAGCTGGTGGAGTATGCGCGACTTTACCACATCGACGTGGTGCCGGAGCAGGAGGCGTTCGGGCATCTGCACCATAATTTGACGTGGGAGCAGTATCAGCCGCTGGCGGAGACTCCCCATGGTGCAGTGTTGGCGCCGGGACAGCCGGGGTCGATTGAGCTGATCAAGCAGATGTTCACCGAGCTAGCGGCACTGTATCCGGGGCCGTTTTTGCATATCGGCGCGGATGAGACAGTTGATCTGGGACTGGGGCAGACTAAGGCGGACGTGGATTCTCGGGGGCTTGGAGCAGTTTATCTGGATTTTCTGCAGCGGATTGTGGCCGAGTTGAAACCGCTGAATCGCAGGTTCCTGTTCTGGGGGGATATCGCGCAGGATTCGCCCGATCTGCTGAAGGATCTGCCGCAGTCGTTCAAGGATTCCACGATTGCGGTTGCGTGGGTGTACAGCCCGGAGGCTCGTGGCTATGACCGGTTTTTGACTCCGTTTACGAATGCGGGGATGGAGACCTGGGTGGCTCCGAGTGTGAACAACTTTCGCAAGGTGTATCCGAACAACAACTATGCGCTGGCGAATATTCAGCGGTTTACGGCCGATGGGCAGCGGCTGGGGTCGACGGGACAGCTGAACACGATCTGGAATGATGACGGGGAGGGGCTCTTCAATCAGGATTGGTATGGGATTCTGTTCGGCGCGGCGGCGGCGTGGCAGAAGGGAGAGTCTTCCATCCCTGACTTTCAGAACGCTTACGCCCAGGTGTTTCATGGAGACGCGACGGGGGATCTGAATGAGGCGCAGAAGGAGATGATGCTGGCGCACTCTGTGTTGAAGGACCAGGCGAAGGAGGGGGATGGAACCAACAGCATCTTCTGGCTGGACCCGATGTCGAAGGATGGGTTGAGGATTGGGGCGCAGGTGCTTCCGTTTGCGCATGAGCTGCGGCTGCATGCGGAACGAGCGCTGACTCTGATTGCACAGGCGAGAGCAGCCGCGCCCGCGGCGCCAGGAGTTTCGACGGGGCCCAAGACTTATGATCCTGCGGACTCTTATCCCAGCGCGGCTACGACGCTCCGGGAGACTGCAGCGATCGACGCGCTTGAATTCGGCGCTCGGCGCATGGATCTGATCGGGTTGAAGTTTCAGCTGTCTGAGGAGATTGCGGAGGGTTATGAACGCGCTTATGCAATGCAGAACACGACGGACAAGAAGCAGCGCTTGAACGTAAGTCGTGAACTCTCGGATATCAACGGGGTGAATGGCCGGATTCAGGATTTCATTGACGCCTATTCCTTGCTGCGGGATTTGTACGAGCAGGCTTGGTATCGCTCAAATCGCGCGTATGCGTTGCGGCCCGTGCTGGAGCACTACGACTATACGGTTGGAATCTGGGAAGGCCGCAGTGACAGACTTCGGAGTGCGCAACGTCAGTGGTCGGACACTCACACGCTTCCGCCGGCCGCCGATCTGGGTATACCTCCACCAGCTCCTGCTGCAAAGTAA
- the msrB gene encoding peptide-methionine (R)-S-oxide reductase MsrB: MFDSDVSRDDGSRKMTRRVFVAGGAAVAASYAVLVMRRAPGVEASVAVHGTPGEVTIVNFGNDGKNLGKQTVAKIVKPDGEWLRQLGKNSFEIAREADTEMPYSGVSLNEHGKGVFRCICCDTALFDSQTKFESGTGWPSFWAPIAKENIAEVADRSLGIDRTEVKCMRCEGHLGHVFDDGPAPTGLRYCMNSASMKFMKA; encoded by the coding sequence ATGTTTGATTCGGATGTCAGCCGCGACGATGGTTCCAGGAAGATGACAAGACGAGTGTTTGTGGCCGGCGGCGCTGCGGTTGCGGCCTCTTATGCTGTGCTTGTGATGCGGAGGGCTCCCGGAGTCGAGGCGAGCGTGGCGGTGCATGGGACACCGGGTGAGGTCACGATCGTCAACTTTGGCAATGACGGGAAGAACCTTGGGAAGCAGACGGTTGCAAAGATTGTGAAGCCCGACGGAGAGTGGCTTCGACAGTTGGGCAAGAACTCATTTGAGATCGCGCGGGAGGCGGATACCGAGATGCCCTATTCGGGCGTCAGCCTGAACGAGCATGGAAAAGGTGTCTTTCGTTGCATCTGCTGTGACACCGCGTTGTTCGACTCGCAGACGAAGTTCGAATCCGGCACCGGCTGGCCGAGCTTCTGGGCGCCGATTGCGAAAGAGAATATCGCGGAGGTGGCGGATCGCTCGCTGGGCATAGATCGTACCGAGGTAAAGTGCATGCGTTGCGAGGGGCATTTAGGGCACGTCTTCGACGATGGCCCGGCACCGACGGGACTGCGGTATTGCATGAACTCGGCTTCGATGAAGTTTATGAAAGCTTGA